The sequence below is a genomic window from Pleurocapsa sp. PCC 7327.
CCTAACCAACTGCTTTGGTTAAAGTTAGCTTAATTTTTCCTCGTGGCAGAAATTAGGGAAAAATCGGGGAGAAATCGGGGGAAAATTAACCTAGGAGTTTCTCTAAAACTGCTTGAGGCGGTATCCCAGTCCGTGAACTGTCTCGATCAAATCTTCTGGTGCGCCTGCGGTTTTGAGTTTATTGCGTAGACTTTTAATATGAGACTTGACAGCTTCTTCTGTCGGCAGTTCTCCCAGCGACCAAACCTGCTCGATGATACCTGCTCGACTCATAACTCGCCGACCGTTGGCAATGAGTAGCTCTAAGATAGCAAACTCTTTTGGAGTCAAAGATAGTGGGATGTTCTCATAAGTAACTTCAAAGGTTCCCGAATTTAGGTATAAGCTTCCCCAAGATAGTCCCGACGTAGTGGTCAGTTTTCCTCGGCGCAGCAGGGCACGAATTCGTGCCATTAACTCTTGCAAGTCAAAGGGTTTGACCATGTAGTCATCTGCCCCCGCATCCAAACCCGTAATTTTGTCGGCAATGGTATCGCGGGCAGTTAACATTAAAATCGGAAGAGCAACGCGTTGTTGGCGCAGTCGCTGACAAAAACTGACTCCATCTAGCTTGGGCAGAGTTAAATCCAGCAAGATCAGATCGTATTCTTGTCCCCTAACCCAATCCCATGCAGTTTCCCCGTCTTGGGCAAGATCGACCACGTATTGAAAGTCTGTGAGCGCTTCTGTCAGCATTTCTGCTAGCCGGACATCATCTTCAACGACTAAAATACGCATTTGGTAGCTTAGAGTATAAATAATTGACTGGCTCGATTGTAGTTTGAGTTGCTAATTACCAAGATAAATCCACAATTGACAATTTCCAATCGTGTCGTGATAAAAAAGTCGCTTGAAGGCAAGTGGATCGCGGGCGGGTTAAGTCTGGCATTGCTGTTGATGGGTTTTGTCAGCTTGGTTTCTTACCAAAATGCCACTCGCTTAATTGCCAGTGCTAACCAAATGAAACAGACTCATCAAGTCCTGAAAACCCTGACAGATGTCGTCGCTACCCTGACTAATGCAGAAGCCGGACGGCGGGGCTATATTTTGTTTGAGGACGAGGAAGAGTTAGAGCGCTATAATCTCGCTATTCAAGGCATTGATTCTAAAATTACTCAACTTCAGCAATTGCTCGACAACGATCCCAACCAACAGAGGCGACTAGCAAAGCTGAACGCATTAATTGAGCAAAGGTTAGCTTTTTTCCAGCAGCTTACTGACCTATACGAGAACAAGAAATCGCGAGCAGCTCAAGACTCACTAATTGCCCAAACCAAGCAAAATCAGCGTGAAATTCTTCAAATCGTCGCCCAAATCCAAACTGAAGAAGAACAATTACTTCAGATACAGGTTAGTCAAACTCAGTCCGGCTTTCATAGCAGAATGTCGATCGAGATTCTGGGAACTATTCTAACGTTTGTCGTACTTTTAGCCGTGTATGCGCTGCTTTACCAGCAAATGGTAAAGCGTCAGCAGGCAGAGATACGACAACGAATTCTGGCTCAAGAAAAAGAACTGAGCGAACTGAAGCTCAATTTCTTTTCTATGGTCTCCCATGAATTTCGCACGCCCTTGAGCTTGATTCTCGGTTCGGCGCAACTGCTACTAGCAAGTAATCAACAAGGGCTAGATCCCAAAGAGCGCAAAAATCTCGATCGCATTCAGTCTTCAGCTAGGGTAATGACGAAGTTGCTTGCCGATCTGTTGACCCTAACTAGGGCTGAAGCGGGAAAGTTGGAGTGCAAGCCATATTTACTCGAACTTCAATCCTTCTGCCTCAATCTAGTGGAGGATATGCAGGTTTTTGATGAGTCTTCTCACTCAATTGAGGTGATCGGTCAAGGAGCGCTTACCCACGCCTATCTGGATGAAAAGTTGCTCTACTCGATTCTGAGCAATTTGCTTTCCAAAGCCATCAAGTATTCACCTAGCGGTGGTAAAATCCGCTTTGTGCTGAGGGACGAACCAGGTGCAGTAGTTTTTCAGATCCAAGATGAAGGAATAGGAATTCCCTCAGAAGACCTGAAAGCTCTTTATGAGCCATTCCATCGCAGCAAAAATGTTAAAGATATCGCTGGTACTGGATTGGGATTGGCAGTGGTAAAAAAGTGTCTGGAACTTCATCAAGGAGAGATTTTTGTAGAAAGTCAAGAGGGAGTTGGAACGACGTTTACTGTTAAGATTCCACAGGAGTCTGCTTGTCCGTAAATTATGTATTCTCTTTACTTACTTTGATTATCGGCTCCAAAGATTTGCGCTGCTGTTAGAGGACATCTGAAAAGTCCATTTTGTCATTCTCAG
It includes:
- a CDS encoding response regulator transcription factor, with the protein product MRILVVEDDVRLAEMLTEALTDFQYVVDLAQDGETAWDWVRGQEYDLILLDLTLPKLDGVSFCQRLRQQRVALPILMLTARDTIADKITGLDAGADDYMVKPFDLQELMARIRALLRRGKLTTTSGLSWGSLYLNSGTFEVTYENIPLSLTPKEFAILELLIANGRRVMSRAGIIEQVWSLGELPTEEAVKSHIKSLRNKLKTAGAPEDLIETVHGLGYRLKQF
- a CDS encoding ATP-binding protein; translation: MKKSLEGKWIAGGLSLALLLMGFVSLVSYQNATRLIASANQMKQTHQVLKTLTDVVATLTNAEAGRRGYILFEDEEELERYNLAIQGIDSKITQLQQLLDNDPNQQRRLAKLNALIEQRLAFFQQLTDLYENKKSRAAQDSLIAQTKQNQREILQIVAQIQTEEEQLLQIQVSQTQSGFHSRMSIEILGTILTFVVLLAVYALLYQQMVKRQQAEIRQRILAQEKELSELKLNFFSMVSHEFRTPLSLILGSAQLLLASNQQGLDPKERKNLDRIQSSARVMTKLLADLLTLTRAEAGKLECKPYLLELQSFCLNLVEDMQVFDESSHSIEVIGQGALTHAYLDEKLLYSILSNLLSKAIKYSPSGGKIRFVLRDEPGAVVFQIQDEGIGIPSEDLKALYEPFHRSKNVKDIAGTGLGLAVVKKCLELHQGEIFVESQEGVGTTFTVKIPQESACP